TCTCCCCTTTCCTATTTTCTCCACATACAGACAGTCAGCTCAACAACTTTGCATAATCATGTTCTGTAAGTATTTTTCTACTGATtataaactattaattttaaaaattacaattcgaAGGATGCGTAGCCCTAAGACAGCAATGGACCATGTCAGCTGAATCGAGGGTGAATTTGCTTcatctttatttaaaactttacgCATAGGTACTTGaaacttgcttctttgaaaaaaattaattagttttatgGATGTAGcaattttattttccagttttcttGTGTTGGGGTATTTTATATGCGGAAATAGGAGAGCCTGTAGGTTTGAACGGTGAGATTCTCAGCATGTCGCTCCTAGTCATCGCCGCGTACTTACTAGGATGGTTATGGCTGAAAATAACCACTTTACCAGCACTTATAGGGATGCTGCTGACaggaatattatttcaaaacgtTGGGCTTGTGCACATGACTGATCAGTATAGGAAACTTAACCAGGACTTACGGTTAGTGAAGAGTTCAAGTTACgtacctaaatgtttattttaagctgatATTTACCTCGTACTGCTTCAAAGGGATTTAATATCCTTAagttctattatttttaactacgTACTTAGAAATAGTCTCCTCAGACATTTGCGTCTCTAAAAGGACGATCCCATTTCGCTTACAAagttaattaaacttaaattatattgttttagaAAAGTCGCTCTTGTTATAATATTGACTCGAGCAGGTCTTGGACTGGATGCTGAGGTCTTGAAGAAACACTACGCTGCAGTATTGCAGCTAGGACTTTTGCCCTGGATAGTCGAATGTATAGCTATTGCCGTTACCACACGCTATCTGCTTGGACTACCATGGATATGgggtaaagttttttttttttcattttatacaaatatttctAGTTGGCTCGAAAGAAGAACGTTTCTAGTGTTTTCTTAATGCAAAACTTGGTGGAATTCCACGTCTTGGGCAACAATCTCATCTCAAATGTATTTGGTTTCAGGTTTCCTTTTAGGCTCAATGATTGCCTCAGTGTCACCAGCTGTTGTAGTGCCATGCTTATTCCGACTTCGAGACGTTGGTTACGGTGTCTCCAAAGGTATACCCACGCTGGTTCTCGCAGCTACTGCCATAGACGACTCAGTCAGCGTAGCCGTGTTCTCTATAATATTAAACGCCATGTTTTCTACGGGGTCTATGACTTGGAACATTATCAAGGTAGATATCGCAATAGCTTTCTGATGCTTTTTTATATTAGCATTGAATATTACATTAAACTACTAATTTCAGtattatatacatacttactgTGTCACAAAACTAATCCGGAATACTTCATTGGATGCGGTAGGACAAGTTTGACTAGTTAAAGACCGGTGTAAGCATATTTCACCGgaatttgtcatcatcatcgggATTATATTGATTCAAATCAAGTCACGTCTTTGACGCAGTAGCCTATGAACATCAACCAATGTACGGAAACATTCGTCGACTCCAAGTCGACTCAGAACATTGACTTAGAACAGGGGTATTCTGTGAAACTTATCCATCATtctacattaattttaatacatcttgtatttttatgtagttATAACTTTTATGAATTAAATCCATCCTTTTTTTTCAGGGTCCTTTATCGATAATAGCTGGAGTTGTCCTCGGAAGCCTATGGGGTGCAATGACTTCGATCATTCCAGAAAAAGGAGACGTCTATGTAGTACCCCTGAGATTTCTAGCTTTGTTTTTGGGTGGTCTTTTCTCTCTGTTTATATCAAGTCTTATTGGATGGAGCGGGGCAGGTAAACTAAATTCTAGTCATTACCTGACtgtttaaataattgattgatccAGGCGTGTACCGTTACTCCACTACCAATTACCCAGTAGTTCATCAACTTCTAAGATCTATGTACTTAGATGTTTTGTTCCCACACATTTTGGACGGTTGCCTTATTAGATCTCAGTAATATTATGCTTGATTTTAATTCGAGATCCTATATAGTAGGCTGATTAAGAATTCGCTTCTAAAGACTTCTTGTGGAGTTCTATGCTATCTGTCAAGAACACCATTAATATGAgggttaaataataattttctataaAACTTCTTTCAGGTCCTCTAGCTATCGTTTGCTCAGGATTCATCGCTGCATTTTATTGGGAACAGCAAGGTTGGGCTATAAATAAGAATCCAGTAAGCAATATCTTTAGGATACTGTGGATATTCTTCGAGCCAATATTGTTCGCTTTCACTGGAGCTCAAATAACGGCAAGTACTTATTTCTCATTATTTTAGTTACGCCTTACTAAGTGCTTAAATATTGAGctctataaaataatattatggtaGAATATAATCATTAGCGCTGTAAGATTACAGGACGGTCGGAAATCTTGAATGGGTTTTTTATTGAGATGACTATATAAGGTGTCATTTCGTGGGTGTACAATTTTAGCCTTGCCCATACGATTATGAGTCATTCCTTCATGATAAATATTCGATATTACACTGTGGT
This sequence is a window from Choristoneura fumiferana chromosome 10, NRCan_CFum_1, whole genome shotgun sequence. Protein-coding genes within it:
- the LOC141432123 gene encoding sodium/hydrogen exchanger 9B2-like isoform X4 produces the protein MKNNQVVAEILPQMSSRRSDSVLAALVVGQISPLSYFLHIQTVSSTTLHNHVLKVALVIILTRAGLGLDAEVLKKHYAAVLQLGLLPWIVECIAIAVTTRYLLGLPWIWGFLLGSMIASVSPAVVVPCLFRLRDVGYGVSKGIPTLVLAATAIDDSVSVAVFSIILNAMFSTGSMTWNIIKGPLSIIAGVVLGSLWGAMTSIIPEKGDVYVVPLRFLALFLGGLFSLFISSLIGWSGAGPLAIVCSGFIAAFYWEQQGWAINKNPVSNIFRILWIFFEPILFAFTGAQITISALDPEVLKMGAICLISCLVLRVIATFLVSFGCGLNNKEKLFIGLTWMAKATVQAALGPAALDLINSGQTSGAAVADETSYANALLTVSVLSVVISAPTGAILIALTGPRLLSKGDETTKPSDEENGPKTELSSIHL
- the LOC141432123 gene encoding sodium/hydrogen exchanger 9B2-like isoform X3, translating into MNMASSHTDGDNRNRRKSYDKWWQKFCLRCHQEDPTPSWQPSWWDKYLPFPIFSTYRQSAQQLCIIMFFFLCWGILYAEIGEPVGLNGEILSMSLLVIAAYLLGWLWLKITTLPALIGMLLTGILFQNVGLVHMTDQYRKLNQDLRKVALVIILTRAGLGLDAEVLKKHYAAVLQLGLLPWIVECIAIAVTTRYLLGLPWIWGFLLGSMIASVSPAVVVPCLFRLRDVGYGVSKGIPTLVLAATAIDDSVSVAVFSIILNAMFSTGSMTWNIIKGPLSIIAGVVLGSLWGAMTSIIPEKGDVYVVPLRFLALFLGGLFSLFISSLIGWSGAGPLAIVCSGFIAAFYWEQQGWAINKNPVSNIFRILWIFFEPILFAFTGAQITISALDPEVLKMGAICLISCLVLRVIATFLVSFGCGLNNKEKLFIGLTWMAKATVQAALGPAALDLINSGQTSGAAVADETSYANALLTVSVLSVVISAPTGAILIALTGPRLLSKGDETTKPSDEENGPKTELSSIHL
- the LOC141432123 gene encoding sodium/hydrogen exchanger 9B2-like isoform X2; the encoded protein is MMSATSPFLNEKQSDGDNRNRRKSYDKWWQKFCLRCHQEDPTPSWQPSWWDKYLPFPIFSTYRQSAQQLCIIMFFFLCWGILYAEIGEPVGLNGEILSMSLLVIAAYLLGWLWLKITTLPALIGMLLTGILFQNVGLVHMTDQYRKLNQDLRKVALVIILTRAGLGLDAEVLKKHYAAVLQLGLLPWIVECIAIAVTTRYLLGLPWIWGFLLGSMIASVSPAVVVPCLFRLRDVGYGVSKGIPTLVLAATAIDDSVSVAVFSIILNAMFSTGSMTWNIIKGPLSIIAGVVLGSLWGAMTSIIPEKGDVYVVPLRFLALFLGGLFSLFISSLIGWSGAGPLAIVCSGFIAAFYWEQQGWAINKNPVSNIFRILWIFFEPILFAFTGAQITISALDPEVLKMGAICLISCLVLRVIATFLVSFGCGLNNKEKLFIGLTWMAKATVQAALGPAALDLINSGQTSGAAVADETSYANALLTVSVLSVVISAPTGAILIALTGPRLLSKGDETTKPSDEENGPKTELSSIHL
- the LOC141432123 gene encoding sodium/hydrogen exchanger 9B2-like isoform X1; amino-acid sequence: MMSATSPFLNEKQSGRGSDLNDMNMASSHTDGDNRNRRKSYDKWWQKFCLRCHQEDPTPSWQPSWWDKYLPFPIFSTYRQSAQQLCIIMFFFLCWGILYAEIGEPVGLNGEILSMSLLVIAAYLLGWLWLKITTLPALIGMLLTGILFQNVGLVHMTDQYRKLNQDLRKVALVIILTRAGLGLDAEVLKKHYAAVLQLGLLPWIVECIAIAVTTRYLLGLPWIWGFLLGSMIASVSPAVVVPCLFRLRDVGYGVSKGIPTLVLAATAIDDSVSVAVFSIILNAMFSTGSMTWNIIKGPLSIIAGVVLGSLWGAMTSIIPEKGDVYVVPLRFLALFLGGLFSLFISSLIGWSGAGPLAIVCSGFIAAFYWEQQGWAINKNPVSNIFRILWIFFEPILFAFTGAQITISALDPEVLKMGAICLISCLVLRVIATFLVSFGCGLNNKEKLFIGLTWMAKATVQAALGPAALDLINSGQTSGAAVADETSYANALLTVSVLSVVISAPTGAILIALTGPRLLSKGDETTKPSDEENGPKTELSSIHL